Within the Bacteroidota bacterium genome, the region TACTGCGTCCCCTCGCGGTCTTTATAAAGCAGGGGATCGTCTGCGGTCAGAAGACCCATTTTATGAAAATCAAAACCCGCAAAACTAAACCCGCCCCCGCCCAGATCCCGGGGTGTACGATAGTAAGCGCGCGCCTGAGTGGCGGTTTGCAGGCAAAACAGATAGGCCCTATCCCGACGGTGTTCGATCTCCTGCACGCGAAAGGCCTGGATGCCCACCACAATGGCCAGAGCCACCACCATCGCGCCCAGCGCGAAGGCCAGCATGTGCCCTTGCCCCATAACGATAACGACCCTCAGGAGTGTGGAGAACGACGCTCAAGGGCAAACAAAAAATGTTCCCTCTTCGAAAAGGTCACGGTTGCACCCCAGGAACGGAGGTTGTTTCTTAAGCGTTGGTATCGCAAACATGGGCCTATGCGTCTAATCCGCAAACCCAAGCCGAGGTCGGCCATGTGGCGTTTTCTGATCGCCCTCTGCGCTCTTGGACTTGCTAGCGGCGCCGCTCAAGCGCAGTACTTCAGTTTCGGGCAGAACAAGATTCAATACCGCAAATTCGACTGGAAGTACATTCAATCCAAGCATTTCGACGTGTACTTCTATTCCGGGGGCGAGTATCTGGCCGACTTCACGGCCCGAGCCGCCGAGGAGGCTTACGAACGTATCCGGAAACTATTTCGCTATGACATCACGAACCGGATCCCGATTATCGTCTACAACTCGCATACGGACTTCCAGCAGACGAACGTGCTGGACATGAACATCCCCGAAGGTGTAGGCGGAGTGACGGAGCTCTTCAAAAACCGCATCGTGATCCCCTTCGAAGGCGATTATCGACAGTTTCGGCACGTCATCCACCATGAGCTCGTTCACGCCGTGATCAACGACATGTTCTACGGGGGCTCCTTGCAGTCCGTGATCCAAAACAACATCCAACTGCAGATCCCCCTGTGGTTTAACGAAGGCCTGGCCGAATACTCCCCGCTGCGCTGGGATTCGAATTCGGATATGTTCATCCGAGACGCGATTGTCCACAACTACTTATCCCCCATCCCAGCGTTGGACGGGTACTTCGCCTACCGGGGTGGTCAGTCCGTCTGGGACTACATCGCCCAGCAGTACGGAGAGGAGAAAATCGGGGAGATCCTGCAGCGACTGCGTACGAGCCGAAACGTGGAGCTGGCCTTTCGGCGCGCCATCGGCATGGGAGTCATGGAGCTCTCTGAGCGTTGGCAGCGCGCCCTCAAAGTCGTGCACTGGCCTGAACTAGCGGCCCGCGAAGACATCGAAGATCTGGGCCGACGCATCACAAGCCGGCGCAACGCGGGCACCTACAACACCAGCCCCGCGCTCTCTCCCAAAGGGGATCTGTTGGCCTTCATCACGAACCGGAATCTGTACTTCGACATCGTGCTGGTATCCGCCCTCGACGGCCGCTCGTTGGGCAAACTCGCCTCCGGAGAGATCAACCCAAATTTCGAACAGCTCAAAATCCTCACCCCTAATCTCACCTGGAGCCCGGATGGGAGCACGGTGGCCGTGGCGACATATGGCGAAGGCATGGACGCGATCGCGCTTATCGATGTCAAAACCCGGCGCGTGCGCCGAATCCCGATCCGAGATGTGCACGTGTTCTCGGTGGATTGGTCTCCGACGGGCAACCAAATCGCCTTTATGGGGATCCAGAATTACCGGTCGGACATCTGGCTCTATGACCTCTCGACAGCTCAGCTGCGCAATCTGACCGATGACGTCTTTTCGGACTCCGATCCGGCCTGGTCTCCGGACGGACGTTACATCGTCTTCAGCTCCGACCGGGGCGAACAAACCGAGCCCGGCCGACACCGAGAGCGGTTTTCTATGTTCGCCTACAACCCCCAGCAGCTGGACCTGTACCGGATCGAAGTGGCCACAGGCCGGATGGAAAGGCTCACCCGCACGGCCCATGCGGATGAGACCCGCCCGCAATTCGGCTCCGACCCCGATCGGGTGCTGTTTATCTCCGATCGCAACGGGATCTACAACGTCTGGGAGCTCAACCTGAGGACGGGCCAGGAACGCCCCATCACGAACGTGCTCACCGGCATTCAGCAGATCTCTGTCTCCAACGACGGCAGCCGCATGGCCATGACTGCGCTGCGGGAGGGATATCTGGACATCTTCGTGATGAACAACCCCTTCGGCCGACGCACAGCGGAAGGGGCTTACAGGCCCACCGTCTGGGGGCAGCGCATGCTGCGGGAACGTCGGGATACGCTGCAGGCTCCTGTGCTGGCCTTGGCCACAGCCGAGCTGTTGCAGCGCAACCCGCTTTTGCGCGCCGTCGCGGGCTCGGGTTCGCCACCCACCACGGCCCCAGACAGCGTGCGCACGGCTGAGGCCCGCCCTGATACATCTGCCTACGGAAGGCTGCGGGTGGACTTCCGCAACTACGTCTTTGGGGAGGCCTTCCGGGAGGCCGCCGCGCGATCGGAGACCGCGGACAAATTCAATCCCGTGGAAGCCGTGACCGATAGCGGCCAGTTTATCGCCCGCCCCTACCGGATCAACTTCACAGCCGACCTCATCTATGGATCGGCCGGATACGACGTCGTCTACGGCGTGCAAGGGGTGACCCAGATGCAGTTTAGCGACCTTATGGGCAACCACCAGCTGTTTCTGGCCACCAACCTGCTTATCGATCTGCGTAACAGCGACTACTTTCTCTCCTACCGCTACCTGCCCCGACGCACAGATTACGGCTTTCTGCTCTTCCACACAGCCCGCATCTTCCTGGACTATTCACCCGATGGGCTATACATCGACTACTACCGCTATCGCACCTACGGGGTCGGAGCCTCGGCCTCCTATCCGTTCGATCGGTTCCGGCGCCTGGATGCGGACTTCTCCCTGGTCACGATCTCCCGCACGAACATCTCAAGCCCTCTGGCAGAGCCCACGCAGCGGGTCTCGTTTCTGTATCCGGCCCTGACCTACACGGTGGATCGCAGCATCTGGGGATATACCACGCCGGTGCGGGGCACGCGCTATGCCGTAAGCCTTACCGGTAGCCCGCCACTCTGGTCCGGAGCCCTGCGCTTCGTAAGCGTCCTGGCCGACGGACGACGGTACTGGATGCTCGGCAGCCCCTGGTACACGATCGCGACCCGTCTGGCTGGCGGCGCTAGCTTCGGACCCGACGCGCAGCTGTACTACATCGGAGGTGTGGAGGGATGGCTTAACCCCATCTTCTCCTACATGCAGTTCCCGATCACCAAACTCAGCGACTTCCTTTTTGCCACCCCTATACTGCCCCTGCGGGGGTTCGATTTCAACGCGGCTAGCGGCAACCGGTTTGTGCTCTGGAACACGGAGTTCCGCTTCCCCCTGTTCGCCGCTATCGTGCCGGGACCGGTGCCCATCCTGCCCCTCTACAACCTGCAGGGGGTGTTGTTCTGCGATGTGGGGGCCGTGTTCCGGAACGCGGACTTTCGGATGTATCAAATCAACAACCGGGGAGAACAGGTCTTCCGAGACCTGTACGTGGGGGCCGGCTTCGGGCTGCGCACGATCCTGCTGGGCTTCCCTCTAAGGCTGGACTTCGCCTGGCCGTATGATGGCCAACGCTTCGGGCGCAGCAAAACTTATATTTCGATCGGTCTGGACTTCTAAGTCGACCCCCCAGCCAAAAGACGACATATAAGAGGCGGACTACGTCTCTGCGT harbors:
- a CDS encoding peptidase MA family metallohydrolase, which codes for MWRFLIALCALGLASGAAQAQYFSFGQNKIQYRKFDWKYIQSKHFDVYFYSGGEYLADFTARAAEEAYERIRKLFRYDITNRIPIIVYNSHTDFQQTNVLDMNIPEGVGGVTELFKNRIVIPFEGDYRQFRHVIHHELVHAVINDMFYGGSLQSVIQNNIQLQIPLWFNEGLAEYSPLRWDSNSDMFIRDAIVHNYLSPIPALDGYFAYRGGQSVWDYIAQQYGEEKIGEILQRLRTSRNVELAFRRAIGMGVMELSERWQRALKVVHWPELAAREDIEDLGRRITSRRNAGTYNTSPALSPKGDLLAFITNRNLYFDIVLVSALDGRSLGKLASGEINPNFEQLKILTPNLTWSPDGSTVAVATYGEGMDAIALIDVKTRRVRRIPIRDVHVFSVDWSPTGNQIAFMGIQNYRSDIWLYDLSTAQLRNLTDDVFSDSDPAWSPDGRYIVFSSDRGEQTEPGRHRERFSMFAYNPQQLDLYRIEVATGRMERLTRTAHADETRPQFGSDPDRVLFISDRNGIYNVWELNLRTGQERPITNVLTGIQQISVSNDGSRMAMTALREGYLDIFVMNNPFGRRTAEGAYRPTVWGQRMLRERRDTLQAPVLALATAELLQRNPLLRAVAGSGSPPTTAPDSVRTAEARPDTSAYGRLRVDFRNYVFGEAFREAAARSETADKFNPVEAVTDSGQFIARPYRINFTADLIYGSAGYDVVYGVQGVTQMQFSDLMGNHQLFLATNLLIDLRNSDYFLSYRYLPRRTDYGFLLFHTARIFLDYSPDGLYIDYYRYRTYGVGASASYPFDRFRRLDADFSLVTISRTNISSPLAEPTQRVSFLYPALTYTVDRSIWGYTTPVRGTRYAVSLTGSPPLWSGALRFVSVLADGRRYWMLGSPWYTIATRLAGGASFGPDAQLYYIGGVEGWLNPIFSYMQFPITKLSDFLFATPILPLRGFDFNAASGNRFVLWNTEFRFPLFAAIVPGPVPILPLYNLQGVLFCDVGAVFRNADFRMYQINNRGEQVFRDLYVGAGFGLRTILLGFPLRLDFAWPYDGQRFGRSKTYISIGLDF